One window of Catonella massiliensis genomic DNA carries:
- a CDS encoding DUF3791 domain-containing protein, which produces MSKEAKFLVYCVERYRHSKALSGQEVAKLFEKYRVYDYITKYFESLHTTGDICIIQDIDDYIDSVKEA; this is translated from the coding sequence ATGAGCAAAGAAGCTAAATTTCTAGTTTATTGTGTGGAAAGGTACCGTCATTCCAAAGCACTGTCAGGTCAAGAAGTAGCTAAACTCTTTGAAAAGTACAGGGTTTATGATTATATAACAAAATATTTTGAATCCCTACACACAACGGGAGACATATGCATCATACAAGACATTGATGACTATATAGACAGTGTAAAGGAAGCTTAA
- a CDS encoding threonine aldolase family protein has product MIRFNNDYNKPAHSEVLKAVMDISDVSYPGYGLDELCEKAKAEIKKYINKPEAEVHFLVGGTQTNFIVITSALRSYQSVISADSGHISVHETGAIENTGHKVETVAGKDGKLTAAQVKEVAENYRISGVKEHITEPKMVYISFPTEYGTIYSKKEIEEISAVCKEYDLYFFIDGARLSYGLAAEGNDVTMEDLAKFADVFYCGGTKCGAMFGEAVIITNKSLMSGFRSYMKQNGALLAKGWLLGAQFNALFEDGLYFKMAKSSVKYAMKIKKAFKDKGIKTYIKSPTNQQFVILSRGQMDKLSPKYAFEYEGRYDEDSHIVRFCTSWANTEAEVDELVKDIERL; this is encoded by the coding sequence ATGATTAGATTTAACAACGACTACAATAAGCCTGCGCACAGTGAGGTGCTTAAGGCGGTTATGGATATAAGTGATGTAAGTTACCCAGGATACGGGCTGGATGAGCTTTGTGAAAAAGCTAAGGCTGAGATAAAAAAATACATAAATAAGCCTGAGGCAGAGGTGCATTTTCTTGTAGGGGGCACACAGACTAACTTCATCGTGATAACTTCTGCGCTTAGGAGCTATCAGAGCGTAATCAGTGCAGATTCAGGTCATATTAGCGTACACGAAACCGGAGCGATAGAAAATACAGGGCATAAGGTTGAGACAGTAGCAGGAAAAGATGGCAAGCTTACTGCTGCACAGGTAAAAGAGGTGGCAGAAAATTATAGAATCAGCGGTGTAAAGGAGCATATCACAGAGCCCAAGATGGTTTATATTTCATTCCCTACAGAGTATGGAACTATCTACTCTAAGAAGGAAATTGAAGAAATAAGTGCGGTCTGCAAGGAGTATGACCTCTATTTTTTCATAGATGGAGCAAGGCTTAGCTATGGACTGGCAGCAGAGGGAAATGATGTAACTATGGAAGATTTGGCGAAGTTTGCGGATGTATTCTACTGTGGTGGTACGAAATGCGGAGCAATGTTTGGTGAGGCAGTTATCATTACCAACAAGTCTCTTATGTCAGGCTTTAGAAGCTATATGAAGCAAAACGGTGCCCTCCTTGCAAAGGGTTGGCTCCTTGGAGCGCAGTTTAATGCTCTTTTTGAAGATGGGCTTTATTTTAAAATGGCCAAATCTTCAGTAAAATATGCAATGAAGATAAAGAAAGCCTTTAAGGATAAGGGGATTAAAACCTACATAAAAAGCCCAACCAATCAGCAGTTTGTGATACTAAGCAGGGGGCAGATGGATAAACTTTCCCCAAAATACGCCTTTGAATATGAGGGGAGATATGACGAAGACTCCCATATAGTAAGGTTCTGTACAAGTTGGGCTAATACTGAGGCTGAGGTTGATGAGCTGGTAAAGGATATTGAGAGGTTATAA
- a CDS encoding helix-turn-helix transcriptional regulator, producing the protein MKNKRMKIARIENDMKQEDLAKSVGVTRQTIGLIEAGDYNPTLNLCIAICKVLGKTLDELFWEGQNE; encoded by the coding sequence ATGAAGAATAAAAGAATGAAGATTGCACGAATCGAAAATGATATGAAACAGGAAGACCTGGCAAAGTCGGTTGGTGTCACAAGGCAGACAATAGGGCTTATTGAGGCAGGAGACTATAATCCGACATTGAATCTATGCATAGCCATTTGCAAGGTGCTTGGCAAAACACTTGACGAATTATTTTGGGAGGGGCAAAATGAATAA
- a CDS encoding type II toxin-antitoxin system RelB/DinJ family antitoxin, whose translation MAQVVNVNFKLDADIKKSMEEACSEMGISMSAAFKIFAKKVGREKRIPFEVSADPFYSESNMKHLRRGIAALNAGNGVEHEMIEVAE comes from the coding sequence ATGGCACAGGTAGTTAATGTTAATTTCAAGTTAGATGCGGATATTAAGAAAAGCATGGAAGAGGCTTGCTCAGAAATGGGGATTTCTATGAGTGCGGCATTTAAGATATTTGCAAAAAAAGTAGGAAGAGAAAAAAGAATTCCATTTGAAGTATCTGCTGATCCGTTTTATTCGGAGAGTAATATGAAACATCTAAGAAGAGGTATTGCTGCTCTTAATGCGGGAAATGGTGTGGAACATGAAATGATAGAGGTGGCCGAATAA
- a CDS encoding SIR2 family NAD-dependent protein deacylase, with amino-acid sequence MNYFRERMSEGTGTKEEQIAKLKKALTSEESIVIGAGAGLSTSAGFTYSGERFNKYFFDFAGEYGISDMYSGGFYPFPDAETRWGWWARLIHFNRYVDAPKPVYKELLSLVKDKDYFVITTNVDHQFQKAGFDKKKLFYIQGDYGLFQSVNPEIRKTYNNEEWVMKAIKAEGFVKDENGIFTAPEDGKISMAIPTELIPTCPDDGSAMTTNLRVDYSFVEDDGWHKANEAYNEYIRSHKDARTLYLELGVGANTPVIIKYPFWQFVKSNENAAYACINYGEAFCPEAIEDRSICIDGDIGNVVELLKG; translated from the coding sequence ATGAACTATTTTAGAGAGCGCATGTCAGAGGGAACAGGAACAAAGGAAGAACAGATTGCGAAGTTAAAAAAGGCACTTACTTCTGAAGAATCGATAGTTATAGGTGCGGGTGCAGGGCTTTCAACATCTGCGGGATTCACTTACAGTGGAGAGAGATTTAATAAATATTTCTTTGATTTTGCAGGGGAATACGGAATTAGTGATATGTACTCCGGTGGATTTTATCCTTTTCCTGATGCAGAAACAAGGTGGGGCTGGTGGGCTAGGCTTATTCACTTTAACCGCTATGTCGATGCACCTAAGCCTGTTTATAAGGAATTGTTATCTCTCGTAAAAGATAAGGATTATTTTGTTATTACTACAAATGTAGACCATCAGTTTCAAAAGGCCGGCTTTGATAAGAAAAAGTTATTTTATATTCAGGGAGATTATGGCTTATTTCAAAGTGTAAATCCTGAGATTAGAAAGACTTATAATAACGAAGAATGGGTGATGAAGGCTATAAAGGCGGAGGGCTTTGTAAAAGATGAAAACGGTATTTTTACGGCTCCAGAAGATGGAAAGATATCTATGGCAATTCCTACTGAATTGATTCCAACCTGTCCTGATGACGGCTCCGCTATGACGACTAACCTTAGAGTTGACTACAGCTTTGTAGAGGATGATGGCTGGCATAAGGCAAACGAGGCTTACAATGAATATATAAGAAGCCACAAAGATGCGAGGACATTGTACCTTGAGTTGGGGGTTGGTGCCAATACTCCTGTGATAATCAAATATCCTTTTTGGCAGTTTGTGAAAAGTAATGAAAATGCTGCATACGCCTGCATAAACTACGGAGAAGCATTCTGTCCGGAGGCTATTGAGGATAGAAGTATTTGTATTGATGGAGACATAGGAAATGTGGTAGAATTATTAAAAGGATAA
- a CDS encoding DUF3791 domain-containing protein, whose product MSKKSEIIFMQTRLIRLAAQEWKLSIEKVIDIFKKAEVLGYIEDGYGLFHCEGDGAVLEDVSEFVRRRGIQVNA is encoded by the coding sequence ATGAGCAAAAAATCAGAGATTATTTTTATGCAAACAAGATTGATTAGACTGGCTGCACAAGAATGGAAATTATCAATTGAGAAAGTTATTGATATATTTAAAAAAGCCGAAGTATTAGGATATATTGAAGATGGATATGGACTTTTTCACTGTGAAGGTGATGGGGCAGTTTTGGAAGATGTATCAGAATTTGTCAGGAGAAGGGGGATACAGGTAAATGCTTGA
- a CDS encoding MerR family transcriptional regulator — translation MLRNEIQRLTGLTRKAIEYYEERGLICPKKSEKGYRDYSEKDIQILNKISLYRKVGLSITEIKNVLNYNTLSSALRKKQHELEVEEKRKDILELLIKGENDNVIQERLELLENGETIYERLERAFPGYFGMMIFSAYQPFLSEPLKESETSAYNEYINYLDSLPTFELSEEERDYIEKNTAGLGINELKDVNNAKIKAVEDIKQWWTENKDTVTKYEEFKNSDEYASSLMKKIYDKLKKYMEDNNYYETAIPLIRQFSKTYDDYYKKLLEANDEYMKLRKI, via the coding sequence ATGTTAAGAAATGAAATACAAAGATTGACCGGTCTTACGAGAAAGGCAATAGAGTATTATGAAGAAAGAGGGCTGATTTGCCCGAAAAAGTCTGAGAAAGGCTATAGAGACTATAGTGAGAAGGATATACAAATCTTAAACAAGATATCTCTTTATAGGAAGGTGGGACTAAGTATAACTGAGATTAAAAATGTATTGAACTATAATACCTTGTCATCTGCGCTTCGGAAGAAACAGCATGAATTAGAAGTAGAAGAAAAAAGAAAGGATATACTGGAGCTGCTTATAAAGGGAGAAAATGACAATGTAATTCAAGAAAGACTTGAACTTCTTGAAAATGGAGAGACTATTTATGAGAGACTTGAAAGAGCTTTTCCGGGATATTTTGGTATGATGATATTTAGCGCATATCAGCCTTTTTTAAGCGAGCCGTTAAAAGAATCAGAAACTTCAGCTTATAATGAGTATATAAACTATCTGGACAGCCTGCCAACATTTGAATTATCTGAAGAAGAAAGAGATTACATTGAAAAAAACACTGCTGGTTTAGGGATAAATGAATTAAAGGATGTAAACAATGCTAAGATTAAAGCTGTAGAAGACATCAAGCAGTGGTGGACTGAGAACAAGGATACAGTAACTAAATATGAGGAATTTAAAAACAGTGATGAATACGCAAGCAGTCTAATGAAGAAAATATATGATAAGCTTAAAAAATATATGGAGGATAATAATTACTATGAGACTGCAATTCCTCTTATCAGGCAATTTAGTAAAACCTATGATGATTATTACAAGAAGCTGCTTGAAGCAAATGATGAGTATATGAAACTGCGTAAGATATAA
- a CDS encoding DUF3990 domain-containing protein — protein MILYHGSNMSVEHPKLIKQNRHLDFGFGFYTTSNRDQAANFAGKVVERSKNGKATLNIYSFDEEVAFKECKLLKFDAPDEEWLNFVAANRQGIYDGEQYDLVYGAVANDDVYRTITLYITGILNKEQTLTALKVRKLFNQLVFTTEKALEYLSFEGKELV, from the coding sequence ATGATTTTATACCATGGAAGTAATATGTCAGTAGAGCATCCTAAGCTAATTAAACAGAACCGCCATTTAGATTTTGGCTTTGGCTTTTATACCACTTCAAATCGTGATCAGGCAGCAAATTTTGCAGGAAAGGTTGTGGAAAGAAGTAAAAATGGCAAGGCTACCTTGAATATCTATTCTTTTGATGAAGAAGTAGCTTTTAAGGAATGTAAGCTACTTAAGTTTGACGCTCCAGATGAAGAATGGTTGAACTTTGTGGCTGCCAATAGACAGGGAATTTATGATGGGGAACAGTATGATTTGGTCTATGGTGCTGTTGCCAATGATGATGTATATAGAACTATTACTTTATATATAACAGGTATACTCAATAAAGAGCAGACACTGACTGCACTTAAGGTGCGTAAATTATTTAACCAATTAGTATTTACGACAGAAAAAGCTTTAGAATACTTAAGCTTTGAAGGAAAGGAGCTTGTATGA
- a CDS encoding GntR family transcriptional regulator, with protein sequence MRLIFDFESKTPIYQQLRDQIVVGIAEGRLTPGEKLPTIRALADESGINMMTVSKAYQLLNNEGYIVTDRRKGTLISNKIKTDPVGEKKLKELRVIISELQLSGLSLNEVLTLCTEYYKEGL encoded by the coding sequence ATGAGGCTAATATTTGATTTTGAAAGTAAAACCCCCATTTATCAGCAGCTAAGAGACCAAATCGTTGTAGGGATAGCTGAGGGGAGGCTTACTCCCGGTGAAAAGCTTCCTACAATCAGAGCTCTTGCAGATGAAAGCGGTATCAACATGATGACTGTAAGCAAGGCTTATCAACTGCTAAACAATGAAGGCTATATAGTAACTGACAGGAGGAAGGGAACGCTTATAAGTAACAAGATTAAGACCGACCCTGTGGGAGAGAAAAAGCTTAAAGAATTAAGAGTAATCATTTCAGAGCTCCAGCTTTCTGGGCTGTCTCTTAATGAAGTGCTTACCCTTTGTACAGAATACTATAAGGAGGGATTGTAA
- a CDS encoding Dps family protein, whose product MERTMNIYLSNLVHFYHKLQSYHWYVQGKTFFQSHAKLEEYYNFVNGQIDELAELMLMDGKKPVSTMKGFAELATIKDPAGDFVQDMHAVFSDVLADFETLHASARLLKEKADDENDTLVSAKMDGFLEDYAKILWMLRSTLA is encoded by the coding sequence ATGGAAAGAACAATGAATATTTACTTATCAAACCTTGTACATTTTTATCACAAATTACAGAGTTATCATTGGTATGTGCAGGGAAAGACTTTCTTTCAGTCACACGCTAAACTTGAGGAGTATTATAATTTTGTTAACGGACAGATAGATGAGCTTGCAGAGCTTATGCTTATGGATGGGAAAAAGCCTGTTTCTACAATGAAGGGCTTTGCTGAGTTAGCTACAATCAAAGATCCTGCCGGAGATTTCGTTCAGGATATGCACGCTGTATTTAGCGATGTTCTCGCTGACTTTGAGACACTTCACGCAAGTGCCAGACTTCTCAAGGAGAAGGCTGATGATGAAAACGATACGCTTGTAAGCGCAAAGATGGATGGCTTCCTTGAGGACTACGCAAAGATTCTTTGGATGTTAAGAAGTACTTTAGCATAA
- a CDS encoding Rrf2 family transcriptional regulator, with translation MQISSRFTVALHIFTCVDTFKGEYKITSDFLASSINTNPVIIRNILTKLKNAGLITVARGTGGITLTRPLSDISFYDVYQAIEPVENGELFHFHEAPNPNCTVGKNIHGLLDGKLKSIQSAMENEMKKYTLSDLHTGMQELLKKEA, from the coding sequence ATGCAGATATCAAGTAGGTTTACAGTGGCACTACACATATTTACCTGTGTGGACACTTTTAAGGGAGAATACAAGATTACAAGTGACTTTTTAGCAAGCAGTATCAATACAAACCCTGTCATTATAAGGAATATACTAACCAAGCTTAAAAATGCAGGGCTTATCACTGTTGCCAGGGGAACAGGTGGGATTACACTTACAAGACCTTTGTCGGACATATCGTTTTACGATGTTTATCAGGCAATCGAGCCGGTTGAAAATGGAGAATTGTTTCATTTTCACGAAGCTCCAAATCCAAACTGTACTGTAGGAAAGAATATACATGGACTTCTTGACGGTAAGTTAAAGTCCATTCAGTCAGCTATGGAAAATGAAATGAAAAAATATACACTTTCAGACCTACATACCGGAATGCAGGAACTGCTTAAGAAAGAAGCGTAA
- a CDS encoding DUF6773 family protein, producing the protein MNNNINDERILSERRRIQSRGYTYIIYALVTSIVIKMVFMDAGFEMYASELIILIGSGLYMIIANYLKGINIWSINPNDGTNRYTKNLIIAGVISIILNDNLKKYIGIGITDSKMTAIVYSVSWITIFSIISIVMYYLNKKKQEKIDKQLDDEE; encoded by the coding sequence ATGAATAATAATATTAATGATGAGCGCATTTTATCTGAAAGAAGAAGGATACAGAGCAGAGGCTATACATATATTATTTATGCTCTGGTGACATCTATTGTGATTAAAATGGTCTTTATGGATGCAGGCTTTGAAATGTATGCGTCTGAATTGATTATTTTAATTGGAAGCGGGCTCTATATGATTATTGCCAATTATTTAAAAGGCATCAATATATGGTCAATTAATCCAAATGACGGCACCAACAGATATACTAAAAACCTCATTATTGCAGGGGTAATATCTATTATACTAAATGATAATCTAAAAAAGTATATTGGGATTGGAATTACAGATTCAAAAATGACTGCAATAGTTTATTCAGTGAGCTGGATAACGATATTTTCTATAATATCGATAGTCATGTATTACTTGAATAAGAAAAAACAGGAAAAGATAGATAAGCAGTTAGATGATGAAGAGTAA
- a CDS encoding Txe/YoeB family addiction module toxin yields the protein MKKIWFDEAWEDYIYWQSQDKKTLKRINSLLRDIERDNFDGIGKPEPLKGELSGFWSRRIDDSNRFVYRIKNGILEILSCRGHYDD from the coding sequence ATGAAAAAGATATGGTTTGATGAGGCATGGGAAGATTATATTTATTGGCAGTCACAAGATAAAAAAACATTAAAACGGATTAATTCTCTATTAAGAGATATTGAAAGAGATAATTTTGATGGAATTGGAAAACCAGAGCCTTTGAAAGGTGAGCTTAGTGGATTTTGGAGCAGGAGAATTGATGATAGTAATAGATTTGTTTATAGAATAAAAAATGGCATATTGGAAATTCTGTCTTGTCGAGGTCACTATGATGATTAG
- a CDS encoding nitroreductase family protein: MNSIFHRVSVRKYDDCPVEEDKIMTVIKAGMQAPSAGNQQPWEFYVITNRDKIRELSKISPYAACAANAPVVIVPVYRKEGLRFPEYAEIDMAISQENMWLEADYLGLGGVWLGVAPVSERMEAVAKVLNLPDDKVAYSLFPMGYPAEEGKQQDRFDEARIHYVS, translated from the coding sequence ATGAATAGTATTTTTCACAGAGTTAGCGTTAGGAAATATGATGATTGTCCGGTTGAAGAGGATAAAATAATGACGGTCATAAAAGCGGGAATGCAGGCTCCAAGTGCAGGTAATCAGCAGCCTTGGGAGTTTTACGTTATTACAAATCGTGACAAAATTAGAGAACTCTCAAAGATAAGTCCTTATGCAGCCTGTGCGGCTAACGCACCTGTTGTCATTGTTCCGGTGTACAGGAAAGAAGGTCTTAGATTTCCTGAATATGCAGAGATTGATATGGCTATTTCACAGGAAAATATGTGGCTGGAGGCAGATTATCTAGGCCTTGGCGGTGTATGGCTCGGAGTAGCACCTGTAAGTGAGCGAATGGAGGCTGTAGCCAAAGTACTGAACCTCCCTGATGATAAAGTTGCATATTCCTTATTCCCTATGGGATATCCTGCGGAAGAGGGTAAGCAGCAGGATCGCTTTGATGAGGCAAGAATACACTATGTTTCCTGA
- a CDS encoding amidohydrolase family protein, with product MVNWKDIPKIDAHIHLMPEDVIQANSGHGYVFIDHGSVDDYKKIMEKYNIDLAFVMPFNDPYMLSMDFKVETVHSNMLAMVQKMPLKLRCFADVDIRKNINETINELDKVIARDEFIGIKLHPSNAGYPIDGCYYEKIIEYASKKDILVEIHSYPKEHLQDDVCSPSRIKNVLKKYPNVRLSIAHLGGFQVEDLYGLNAYFNFSAILPDYVNRFGIKRTNEILRLIGVDKLVFATDFPDSRCLKPKEIYDKYFEILNEMDFSLEEAENICRNNALKMIDKI from the coding sequence TTGGTAAATTGGAAGGATATTCCTAAAATTGATGCACACATTCATCTGATGCCTGAAGATGTGATTCAAGCTAATTCGGGACATGGCTATGTATTTATAGACCATGGCAGTGTAGATGACTATAAAAAGATAATGGAGAAGTATAATATTGACTTGGCTTTTGTCATGCCATTTAATGATCCTTATATGCTCTCCATGGATTTTAAGGTTGAAACTGTTCATTCAAATATGCTTGCTATGGTACAGAAGATGCCTTTGAAACTGCGTTGTTTCGCGGATGTTGACATTAGAAAAAATATCAATGAAACAATAAATGAATTAGATAAGGTGATAGCTAGGGATGAATTCATAGGAATAAAACTTCATCCGAGTAATGCAGGATATCCCATAGATGGATGCTATTATGAAAAAATAATTGAATATGCAAGCAAAAAAGATATTTTAGTTGAAATTCATTCTTACCCTAAGGAACATTTACAGGATGATGTCTGTTCTCCAAGCCGGATTAAAAATGTATTAAAGAAATACCCTAATGTAAGGCTGTCAATTGCTCATTTGGGAGGATTTCAAGTGGAAGACTTGTATGGTCTTAATGCATATTTTAATTTCTCTGCAATACTGCCTGATTATGTAAATAGATTTGGAATAAAGAGGACAAATGAGATACTGCGCTTGATAGGTGTGGATAAACTGGTTTTTGCAACGGATTTCCCGGATAGCAGATGCTTAAAACCAAAGGAAATCTATGACAAATATTTTGAAATACTTAATGAAATGGACTTTTCTCTGGAAGAAGCTGAGAATATATGCAGAAACAATGCCTTGAAGATGATTGATAAAATATAA
- a CDS encoding AraC family transcriptional regulator has translation MSQEYEFVRYSRLHHIKVFLNEIKYRNYHTHNAFELLFVLDGEGRLSLQTGSIELRKGSLVLINPYEPHEIQAAEGAVLGLFLQVSRHFCRDYFPYFSSMTFANKPFSNDAKLIKEKMLEIALCYLEAKPLFEMELVSFVSGFLCGLTKEFDFCIMDEHNHSIREKRIQRMKRITAYINDHYTEPVRLAEIAEMEQLTTTHISHLFKDYYGISFQDYLNNLRFEKAMTMILNTRLSQTEIAIAGGFSDAKYLSGIIRKRLGCSLSEYRSKMASNDGLISENDAKNLLEYKYTDEEGIKMLKKLGLI, from the coding sequence ATGAGTCAGGAATACGAATTTGTCAGATACAGTCGTTTGCACCATATAAAGGTATTTTTAAATGAAATAAAATATAGAAATTATCACACGCATAATGCATTTGAACTCCTTTTTGTACTTGACGGAGAGGGTAGGCTATCTCTTCAAACAGGCTCTATAGAGCTAAGAAAAGGTTCGCTCGTACTTATAAATCCCTACGAGCCTCACGAAATACAGGCTGCTGAGGGAGCTGTGCTTGGACTGTTTTTGCAGGTTTCAAGGCATTTTTGCAGAGATTACTTTCCTTATTTTTCAAGTATGACCTTCGCAAATAAGCCATTTTCAAATGATGCAAAGCTAATAAAAGAAAAAATGCTGGAAATAGCACTCTGCTATCTTGAGGCCAAGCCACTTTTTGAAATGGAACTGGTTTCGTTTGTAAGCGGTTTTCTTTGCGGACTTACGAAGGAATTTGATTTTTGCATTATGGATGAACATAACCATTCAATCAGGGAAAAGCGGATACAAAGAATGAAAAGAATAACCGCCTATATAAATGACCATTACACCGAGCCTGTCAGACTTGCTGAAATAGCGGAGATGGAGCAGCTTACAACTACTCATATTTCACATTTATTCAAGGATTACTACGGCATTTCTTTTCAAGATTATCTGAACAATCTTCGCTTTGAAAAGGCAATGACCATGATACTTAATACAAGGCTTTCGCAGACTGAGATAGCCATTGCGGGAGGATTTTCAGATGCAAAATATCTCTCAGGGATTATCAGGAAAAGACTGGGCTGCAGCCTATCAGAGTATAGAAGCAAAATGGCGTCTAACGATGGTTTAATCAGTGAGAATGACGCTAAGAACCTGCTTGAATACAAGTACACTGATGAAGAGGGAATAAAAATGTTGAAGAAATTGGGCTTAATCTAG
- a CDS encoding DUF3990 domain-containing protein, which produces MLDLSDGLLLYHGSYCEVKEPDITKCAKNKDFGQGFYLTSSKEQAESFLNISIIKAIAEGRILKEQNFGYISTFEVRIVNDIKVNIFKEADKSWLHCVAAHRKKNSFVGIEKEMDKYDVIIGKIADDATNAVLTAYIAGVFGEIGSNEADEFCIKQLLPNKLKNQYCFKTDNALKCIKHIGSEKICLKR; this is translated from the coding sequence ATGCTTGATTTATCAGATGGATTACTTTTGTATCATGGTAGTTATTGCGAAGTAAAAGAGCCTGATATAACTAAATGTGCCAAAAACAAGGACTTTGGTCAGGGATTTTACCTCACATCATCTAAAGAACAGGCAGAAAGTTTCCTAAATATATCCATAATCAAGGCAATAGCTGAAGGGAGAATATTAAAAGAGCAAAACTTTGGTTATATTTCGACTTTTGAAGTAAGAATAGTTAATGATATAAAAGTTAATATTTTCAAAGAGGCAGACAAAAGTTGGTTGCATTGTGTAGCAGCACATAGAAAGAAAAACTCTTTTGTTGGAATTGAAAAAGAAATGGATAAGTATGATGTTATTATTGGGAAGATTGCAGATGATGCCACAAATGCAGTATTAACTGCATACATCGCAGGAGTTTTTGGAGAGATTGGCAGTAATGAAGCTGATGAATTTTGTATCAAACAATTACTACCAAATAAACTTAAGAACCAATATTGTTTTAAAACTGATAATGCATTGAAGTGCATAAAACATATAGGAAGTGAGAAAATATGTCTGAAACGATGA
- a CDS encoding lysylphosphatidylglycerol synthase transmembrane domain-containing protein, translated as MEQKGNKDVLKNIMWSLVTIVIAVLTITAITSQAKGFSINDAWIMIRHGKKGFMALAMVSVILYIYLEGVAIKYILKHISVDVNHRQAFLYSAADIYFSAITPSASGGQPASFYFMRKDGVSFSKATMCLVLNLLMYSFAIDFVAVLSFVVRPDIFNSFNDFGKVLIVIGFVIMTSLTLFFFMLLKEPKWMDKLGLWGISILGKLKIIRKPEKKRVKWEETVKKYSTVSDLALGKGKMLFVAFLINLAQRVTQISITVFVYLGLGGKFGHMGDIWFSQAFAFVGSNCAPIPGAQGVVDYLMIQGFSQFMSEPVAVHTELLSRGMSFYICIFISLITTVIGYMIKRKRVNN; from the coding sequence ATGGAACAAAAAGGTAATAAAGACGTACTCAAGAATATAATGTGGTCGCTTGTCACCATAGTGATAGCCGTACTCACAATTACTGCAATAACTAGCCAGGCAAAGGGATTTTCCATAAATGATGCCTGGATTATGATTAGACATGGGAAAAAGGGTTTTATGGCTTTGGCCATGGTTTCCGTCATTCTCTATATCTACCTTGAAGGTGTGGCTATCAAATACATACTTAAGCATATCTCTGTAGATGTGAACCACCGTCAGGCGTTTTTGTACTCTGCGGCAGATATATATTTCTCTGCAATTACACCATCTGCCTCAGGTGGACAGCCTGCAAGCTTTTACTTTATGCGCAAAGACGGAGTCTCATTTTCAAAGGCCACCATGTGTCTTGTGCTTAACCTGCTTATGTACAGCTTTGCAATTGATTTCGTTGCAGTACTTAGCTTCGTTGTAAGACCTGATATTTTTAACAGCTTTAATGACTTTGGCAAGGTGCTTATAGTTATTGGTTTTGTCATTATGACTTCTCTGACTCTCTTCTTTTTTATGTTGCTCAAAGAGCCAAAGTGGATGGATAAACTTGGGCTTTGGGGAATAAGTATCCTGGGAAAGCTTAAGATAATCAGAAAACCTGAGAAGAAAAGGGTAAAATGGGAAGAGACAGTTAAAAAATACAGCACTGTATCCGACCTTGCTCTAGGCAAGGGGAAAATGCTGTTTGTGGCATTTCTTATTAACTTAGCACAGCGTGTTACTCAGATATCAATAACTGTTTTTGTCTACCTTGGACTAGGTGGCAAGTTCGGACACATGGGAGATATCTGGTTCTCACAGGCTTTTGCCTTCGTAGGATCAAATTGCGCTCCCATTCCGGGAGCGCAGGGTGTAGTTGACTATCTTATGATACAGGGCTTTTCCCAGTTCATGTCTGAGCCGGTTGCTGTTCACACCGAGCTTTTAAGCAGGGGAATGAGCTTCTATATCTGTATCTTTATCAGCCTTATTACCACTGTTATTGGATATATGATAAAAAGGAAGAGGGTTAACAATTAG